From one Leifsonia soli genomic stretch:
- a CDS encoding RNA degradosome polyphosphate kinase — translation MDERTTLENGLLDTGLGGSLGSDFDDDFAPFIYEPDPTLPDDRYLDRELSWLAFNQRVLELAEDPLLPVLERANFLAIFASNLDEFFMVRVAGLKRRIATGLAVPTNVGRAPQDVLADISEKAHELQLRHARAYHDLVLPALRDAGITVVTYDQLDDADKVQLREIFSQQIFPVLMPLAVDPAHPFPYISGLSLNLAVRVRNSRTGKEQFARLKVPQMLPRFVRIDQRETVGQVRFITLEELIANHLGDLFPGMEILDHHVFRVTRNEDVEIDEDETENLIQALERELLRRRFGPPIRLEVTDDVDPVTLGLLVRELDVTDQEVYRLPAPLDLGGLFDLAKIDRPDLHYPNHVPTTPAQLMPSEPNAKPDIFAAITRQDVLVHHPYESFATSVQAFLEQSAADPHVLAIKQTLYRTSGDSPIVEALIDAAEAGKQVLALVEIKARFDEQNNISWARKLEKAGVHVVYGLVGLKTHCKLALVIREEKGVLKSYSHIGTGNYNPKTSRIYEDLGLFTDDDQVGKDLTRLFNELSGYAIEKKFKRLLVAPLHLRKGLLKRIDTERANAEAGRPSGIRIKLNSIVDEAIIDALYRASQAGVPVDLWVRGICGVVPGREGLSENIRVRSVLGRYLEHSRIFSFVNGGDPQVYIGSADMMHRNLDRRVEALVRLTEPEHLRELGDLFDLAFDERTATWKLDEDGVWTRHHLDENGKPLVDLQNKLIQQYSHRPRSTRTGTRR, via the coding sequence ATGGACGAGCGGACGACTCTGGAGAACGGCCTTCTCGACACGGGGCTGGGCGGGAGCCTGGGCAGCGACTTCGACGACGACTTCGCCCCCTTCATCTACGAGCCCGACCCGACCCTGCCGGACGACCGCTACCTCGACCGCGAGCTGAGCTGGCTCGCGTTCAACCAGCGCGTGCTGGAGCTGGCGGAGGACCCGCTGCTCCCCGTGCTCGAGCGCGCCAACTTCCTCGCCATCTTCGCGAGCAACCTCGACGAGTTCTTCATGGTCCGCGTCGCCGGCCTGAAGCGCCGCATCGCCACCGGCCTCGCGGTGCCCACCAATGTCGGGCGCGCGCCGCAGGACGTGCTCGCCGACATCTCCGAGAAGGCGCACGAGCTGCAGCTCCGCCACGCACGGGCCTACCACGACCTGGTCCTCCCTGCGCTGCGCGATGCGGGCATCACCGTCGTCACCTACGACCAGCTCGACGACGCCGACAAGGTGCAGCTCCGCGAGATCTTCTCGCAGCAGATCTTCCCTGTGCTGATGCCGCTGGCCGTGGACCCGGCGCATCCGTTCCCCTACATCTCCGGGCTCTCGCTCAACCTCGCCGTGCGTGTGCGCAACTCGCGTACCGGCAAGGAGCAGTTCGCCCGCCTCAAGGTGCCGCAGATGCTGCCGCGGTTCGTCCGCATCGACCAGCGAGAGACCGTCGGCCAGGTGCGCTTCATCACCCTCGAGGAGCTCATCGCCAACCACCTCGGCGACCTCTTCCCCGGCATGGAGATCCTCGACCACCACGTCTTCCGCGTCACACGCAACGAAGACGTCGAGATCGACGAGGACGAGACGGAGAACCTCATCCAGGCCCTGGAGCGCGAGCTGCTGCGCCGCCGCTTCGGTCCGCCGATCCGCCTCGAGGTCACCGACGACGTCGACCCGGTCACCCTCGGCCTGCTGGTGCGCGAGCTCGACGTGACCGATCAGGAGGTCTACCGCCTCCCGGCCCCGCTCGACCTCGGCGGCCTCTTCGACCTCGCGAAGATCGACCGGCCCGACCTGCACTACCCGAACCACGTCCCGACCACGCCGGCGCAACTCATGCCGAGCGAGCCGAACGCCAAGCCCGACATCTTCGCGGCGATCACCCGGCAGGACGTCCTCGTCCACCACCCCTACGAGTCGTTCGCGACCAGCGTGCAGGCTTTCCTGGAGCAGTCGGCGGCCGACCCGCACGTCCTGGCCATCAAGCAGACGCTGTACCGCACGTCCGGCGACAGCCCCATCGTCGAGGCCCTGATCGACGCGGCGGAAGCCGGCAAGCAAGTGCTCGCCCTCGTCGAGATCAAGGCGCGCTTCGACGAGCAGAACAACATCTCCTGGGCGCGGAAGCTCGAGAAGGCCGGCGTCCACGTGGTCTACGGCCTGGTCGGGCTCAAGACGCACTGCAAGCTCGCCCTCGTCATCCGCGAGGAGAAGGGCGTGCTCAAGAGCTACAGCCACATCGGGACGGGCAACTACAACCCGAAGACCTCCCGCATCTACGAAGACCTGGGGCTCTTCACCGACGACGACCAGGTCGGCAAAGACCTGACGCGCCTGTTCAACGAGCTCTCCGGCTACGCGATCGAGAAGAAGTTCAAGCGGCTCCTCGTCGCACCCCTGCACCTGCGCAAGGGCCTGCTGAAGCGGATCGACACCGAGCGGGCCAACGCCGAGGCGGGGCGGCCGTCCGGCATCCGCATCAAGCTCAACTCGATCGTCGACGAGGCCATCATCGACGCGCTCTACCGCGCCAGCCAGGCCGGCGTCCCTGTCGACCTCTGGGTGCGCGGCATCTGCGGGGTCGTTCCGGGGCGCGAGGGGCTGTCGGAGAACATCCGGGTGCGCTCGGTGCTCGGCCGGTACCTGGAGCACTCGCGCATCTTCTCGTTCGTCAACGGCGGCGACCCGCAGGTGTACATCGGCAGCGCCGACATGATGCACCGCAACCTCGACCGCCGGGTCGAGGCGCTCGTGCGCCTCACCGAGCCGGAGCACCTGCGGGAGCTCGGCGACCTCTTCGACCTCGCATTCGACGAGCGGACCGCAACGTGGAAGCTCGACGAGGACGGCGTGTGGACGCGCCACCACCTCGACGAGAACGGCAAGCCCCTGGTCGACCTGCAGAACAAGCTCATCCAGCAGTACAGCCACCGCCCGCGCAGCACCCGTACGGGAACGAGGCGGTGA
- a CDS encoding NUDIX hydrolase has product MSPAIYAAGALCWRVVDDRIVVLVVHRTKYGDVTIPKGKVDPGETLPQTAVREIEEETGLKIGLGVPLGVSTYPLSSGREKIVHYWAAEVGEKAILRSTFVPNSEIAAIEWVTIKKARGYLTYERDVEILDAFDALVHQGITSTFALIALRHGKAAPRDRWDGSDASRPLTERGVKQAAADVATLQTWRPKRIVTSDAVRCVTTVAPLAAATGIKPQRDHGISQEAYEEGRGEVRGVVGKRVRSRKTAVLCSHGPVLPEIMREIALATGTMPGAYLDDAADLDTGGFSIVHLSATNPASGIVSIETYAPVETAP; this is encoded by the coding sequence GTGAGCCCGGCCATCTACGCCGCGGGCGCCCTCTGCTGGCGCGTCGTGGACGATCGGATCGTCGTGCTCGTCGTGCACCGCACCAAGTACGGCGATGTCACCATCCCCAAGGGCAAGGTCGACCCCGGCGAGACGCTTCCGCAGACGGCGGTCCGCGAGATCGAGGAGGAGACGGGCCTGAAGATCGGGCTGGGCGTGCCGCTCGGCGTCTCGACCTATCCCCTCAGTAGCGGCCGCGAGAAGATCGTGCACTATTGGGCGGCCGAAGTCGGCGAGAAGGCCATCCTGCGCTCCACCTTCGTTCCGAACAGCGAGATCGCGGCCATCGAATGGGTCACGATCAAGAAGGCGCGCGGCTACCTGACCTACGAGCGCGATGTCGAGATCCTCGACGCGTTCGACGCGCTCGTCCACCAGGGCATCACCTCCACGTTCGCGCTGATCGCCCTGCGCCACGGTAAAGCGGCGCCCCGCGACCGCTGGGACGGCTCGGACGCATCGCGCCCGCTCACCGAGCGCGGCGTCAAGCAGGCCGCTGCCGACGTTGCGACGCTCCAGACCTGGCGCCCGAAGCGGATCGTGACCAGCGACGCCGTCCGATGCGTGACCACCGTCGCCCCGCTCGCGGCCGCGACCGGCATCAAGCCGCAGCGCGACCACGGCATCAGCCAGGAGGCCTACGAAGAGGGCCGCGGGGAGGTGCGGGGTGTCGTCGGAAAGCGCGTCCGCTCCCGCAAGACCGCCGTGCTGTGCAGCCACGGCCCGGTCCTGCCCGAGATCATGCGCGAGATCGCGCTGGCGACCGGCACGATGCCCGGCGCCTACCTCGACGATGCGGCCGATCTCGACACCGGCGGCTTCTCGATCGTGCACCTGTCGGCGACGAACCCCGCGTCGGGCATCGTGTCGATCGAAACCTACGCACCGGTCGAGACCGCACCGTGA
- the pstS gene encoding phosphate ABC transporter substrate-binding protein PstS — protein sequence MKLKRIGAPVALLAAAAISLTACAANEGSTPSTTTAKASNLSGTLNGIGSSAQGAAQTVWAAGFQQANPKATVNYDPQGSGAGRKSFISGAADFAGSDAALKTEELASTFAGCAANSKGIDLPVYISPIAIAYNVDGVKDLKLDAATIAGIFSGKITTWDDAKIKDQNSGASLPSAPITVVHRSDDSGTTQNFTEYLAANAPDVWTAPAAQTFPFQVGDAAKGTSGVADATKNAKNSITYIDESGSAGLSIAQLKVGSNYEKISADGAAAVVAASPIADGREANDLAIQIDRKDTKKGAWPLVLVSYVIACQEYKDAAKADLVKGYVDYIISSDAQKAAAEQAGSAPLSSDLADKVSKAVASIK from the coding sequence GTGAAACTCAAGCGCATCGGCGCTCCCGTGGCACTTCTCGCCGCAGCCGCCATCTCTCTCACCGCCTGTGCGGCGAACGAGGGCAGCACGCCGTCCACCACGACGGCCAAGGCCTCGAACCTGTCCGGCACGCTGAACGGCATCGGCTCGTCCGCCCAGGGCGCGGCGCAGACGGTGTGGGCCGCCGGCTTCCAGCAGGCCAACCCCAAGGCCACCGTCAACTACGACCCGCAGGGCTCCGGCGCCGGCCGCAAGAGCTTCATCTCGGGCGCCGCCGACTTCGCCGGCTCCGACGCCGCCCTCAAGACGGAAGAGCTCGCCTCCACGTTCGCCGGCTGCGCCGCGAACAGCAAGGGCATCGACCTCCCCGTCTACATCTCCCCGATCGCCATCGCGTACAACGTCGACGGCGTGAAGGACCTCAAGCTCGACGCCGCGACCATCGCCGGCATCTTCTCGGGCAAGATCACCACGTGGGACGACGCCAAGATCAAGGACCAGAACTCGGGCGCTTCGCTCCCGTCGGCTCCGATCACGGTCGTGCACCGCTCCGACGACTCGGGCACCACCCAGAACTTCACCGAGTACCTCGCCGCGAACGCCCCCGACGTCTGGACGGCCCCGGCCGCCCAGACCTTCCCGTTCCAGGTCGGTGACGCGGCCAAGGGCACCTCGGGTGTCGCGGACGCCACCAAGAACGCGAAGAACTCCATCACGTACATCGACGAGTCGGGCTCGGCGGGCCTCAGCATCGCCCAGCTCAAGGTCGGCAGCAACTACGAGAAGATCAGCGCCGACGGTGCTGCCGCCGTGGTCGCCGCCTCCCCCATCGCCGACGGCCGCGAGGCCAACGACCTGGCCATCCAGATCGACCGCAAGGACACCAAGAAGGGCGCCTGGCCGCTCGTCCTGGTCTCCTACGTGATCGCGTGCCAGGAGTACAAGGACGCCGCCAAGGCCGACCTGGTCAAGGGTTACGTCGACTACATCATCTCGAGCGACGCCCAGAAGGCCGCCGCGGAGCAGGCCGGTTCGGCCCCGCTCTCGAGCGACCTGGCCGACAAGGTCTCCAAGGCCGTCGCCAGCATCAAGTAA
- the pstC gene encoding phosphate ABC transporter permease subunit PstC: protein MTAGTVGAIRPKAKVRLGDRVFSTSTIVAGSLILATLAAVAIFLVVQSIPALFAHAGQLPNNATNFWSWVWPLVFGTIWAALIALLIATPLSIGIALFISHYAPRRVASVLGYIIDLLAAVPSVVFGLWGIATLSSFVQPFYVWLGDNLGWIPFFAPPVSGTGRTILTAGLVLAVMVIPIMTAICREIFLQTPRLHEEAALALGATRWEMVRMAVLPFARSGIISAIMLGLGRALGETLAIAMVLSPALIVKFAVLQAQSPNTIAANIALQFPEATGLGVNALIASGLVLFVVTLLINMLARYIVNRRKAFSGAN from the coding sequence ATGACCGCCGGAACCGTAGGAGCCATCAGGCCGAAGGCGAAGGTCCGCCTCGGCGACCGGGTCTTCTCGACCAGCACCATCGTGGCCGGATCGCTGATCCTCGCCACCCTCGCCGCCGTTGCGATCTTCCTGGTCGTGCAGAGCATCCCTGCTCTGTTCGCCCACGCCGGCCAGCTGCCCAACAACGCGACGAACTTCTGGTCGTGGGTGTGGCCGCTCGTCTTCGGCACCATCTGGGCGGCTCTGATCGCGCTGCTGATCGCGACCCCGCTGTCCATCGGCATCGCGCTGTTCATCTCGCACTACGCTCCGCGCCGCGTCGCATCGGTGCTCGGCTACATCATCGACCTCCTCGCCGCTGTCCCCTCCGTCGTCTTCGGCCTCTGGGGCATCGCGACGCTGTCATCGTTCGTCCAGCCCTTCTACGTCTGGCTGGGCGACAACCTCGGCTGGATCCCGTTCTTCGCGCCGCCGGTCTCCGGCACCGGCCGCACCATCCTCACCGCCGGCCTCGTGCTCGCCGTCATGGTCATCCCGATCATGACCGCGATCTGCCGCGAGATCTTCCTGCAGACCCCGCGCCTCCACGAGGAGGCCGCGCTGGCCCTCGGCGCGACGCGCTGGGAGATGGTCAGGATGGCCGTCCTCCCCTTCGCCCGCAGCGGCATCATCTCCGCCATCATGCTCGGCCTGGGCCGCGCGCTCGGCGAGACGCTGGCCATCGCGATGGTGCTCTCCCCCGCCCTGATCGTGAAGTTCGCGGTGCTGCAGGCGCAGAGCCCGAACACGATCGCCGCGAACATCGCCCTGCAGTTCCCCGAGGCGACCGGCCTCGGCGTGAACGCGCTCATCGCCTCCGGCCTCGTGCTGTTCGTGGTGACCCTGCTCATCAACATGCTCGCCCGCTACATCGTCAACCGCCGCAAGGCCTTCTCTGGAGCGAACTGA
- the pstA gene encoding phosphate ABC transporter permease PstA, which produces MATTTATAPRPLVNSYTAGKLPRWAPWTMLVVSWVVFGAIFAMLAASGATKDFNIVGAIFFGTVLFDVAIYTTSLLVEGSRKAVDRLVTSLVATAFIVALLPLISLGWTVVSQGLARFDIAFFSESMRNVIGDGGGALHAIVGTLEITLMAAVISVPIGLLTSIYLVEYGRGTLARGITFFVDVMTGIPSIVAGLFAYALFALFFGPGIRNGFMGAVALSVLMIPVVVRSSEEILRIVPNELREASLALGVPKWLTVLKVVLPTSLAGLVTGVMLAIARVIGETAPLLIVAGFTTSMNYDLFSDRMMTLPVFVYTQYTQAAGLHAQAQIDRAWTGALALIIIVMLLNLAGRIIAKAFAPKYGR; this is translated from the coding sequence ATGGCCACCACCACCGCCACCGCCCCACGCCCGCTCGTGAACTCGTACACCGCGGGCAAGCTGCCGCGCTGGGCGCCGTGGACGATGCTCGTCGTCTCCTGGGTCGTCTTCGGGGCGATCTTCGCCATGCTGGCCGCGAGCGGCGCGACCAAGGACTTCAACATCGTCGGCGCGATCTTCTTCGGGACCGTGCTGTTCGACGTCGCGATCTACACGACCTCGCTGCTGGTCGAGGGGTCCCGCAAGGCCGTGGACCGGCTGGTCACCTCGCTGGTCGCCACCGCGTTCATCGTCGCCCTCCTCCCGCTGATCTCCCTCGGCTGGACGGTCGTCTCGCAGGGCCTCGCCCGCTTCGACATCGCCTTCTTCTCGGAGTCGATGCGCAACGTCATCGGCGACGGGGGCGGCGCGCTGCACGCGATCGTCGGAACGCTCGAGATCACCCTCATGGCAGCGGTCATCTCCGTGCCGATCGGCCTGCTCACCTCCATCTATCTGGTGGAGTACGGCCGCGGCACTCTCGCGCGCGGCATCACCTTCTTCGTGGACGTGATGACCGGCATCCCCTCGATCGTCGCCGGCCTGTTCGCGTACGCCCTGTTCGCGCTGTTCTTCGGCCCCGGCATCCGCAATGGCTTCATGGGTGCCGTCGCGCTGTCCGTGCTGATGATCCCGGTCGTCGTCCGCTCCAGCGAGGAGATCCTCCGGATCGTGCCGAACGAGCTGCGTGAGGCATCGCTCGCCCTCGGCGTCCCCAAGTGGCTGACCGTGCTCAAGGTGGTGCTGCCGACCTCGCTCGCCGGCCTCGTCACCGGCGTCATGCTCGCCATCGCCCGCGTCATCGGCGAGACGGCGCCGCTGCTCATCGTCGCCGGCTTCACCACGAGCATGAACTACGACCTCTTCAGCGACCGGATGATGACCCTCCCGGTCTTCGTGTACACCCAGTACACGCAGGCCGCGGGCCTCCACGCGCAGGCGCAGATCGACCGCGCCTGGACGGGCGCACTCGCGCTCATCATCATCGTGATGCTGCTCAACCTGGCCGGCCGCATCATCGCGAAGGCCTTCGCCCCCAAGTACGGCCGCTGA
- the pstB gene encoding phosphate ABC transporter ATP-binding protein PstB, whose protein sequence is MSKRIEVNDLNVYYGKFRAVEGVSLTIEPRSVTAFIGPSGCGKSTFLRTLNRMHEVIPGAYVEGEVLIDGNNLYGPGVDPVLVRRQVGMVFQRPNPFPTMSIRDNVLAGVKLNNRRMSKSEADDLVESSLQGANLWNEVKDRLNLPGSGLSGGQQQRLCIARAIAVSPDVLLMDEPCSALDPISTLAIEDLIEELKNDYTIVIVTHNMQQASRVSDRTAFFNIAGTGKPGKLIEYNDTNQIFSNPTVQATEDYVSGRFG, encoded by the coding sequence GTGTCCAAGCGCATCGAAGTCAACGACCTCAACGTCTACTACGGCAAGTTCCGCGCCGTCGAGGGCGTCTCGCTCACCATCGAGCCCCGCTCCGTGACGGCCTTCATCGGCCCGTCGGGATGCGGCAAGTCGACGTTCCTCCGCACCCTGAACCGCATGCACGAGGTTATCCCCGGCGCGTACGTCGAGGGCGAGGTGCTCATCGACGGCAACAACCTGTACGGCCCGGGCGTCGACCCCGTTCTCGTGCGCCGCCAGGTGGGCATGGTGTTCCAGCGCCCGAACCCGTTCCCGACCATGAGCATCCGCGACAACGTTCTCGCCGGAGTGAAGCTCAACAACCGCCGGATGTCGAAGAGCGAGGCCGACGACCTCGTGGAGAGCTCGCTGCAGGGCGCCAACCTGTGGAACGAGGTCAAGGACCGCCTGAACCTCCCCGGGTCCGGCCTCTCCGGCGGCCAGCAGCAGCGTCTCTGCATCGCCCGCGCGATCGCCGTCTCCCCCGACGTGCTGCTGATGGACGAGCCGTGCTCGGCCCTCGACCCGATCTCGACGCTCGCGATCGAGGACCTCATCGAGGAGCTGAAGAACGACTACACGATCGTCATCGTGACCCACAACATGCAGCAGGCCTCGCGCGTCTCCGACCGCACCGCGTTCTTCAACATCGCGGGCACCGGCAAGCCGGGCAAGCTCATCGAGTACAACGACACGAACCAGATCTTCTCCAACCCGACCGTGCAGGCCACCGAGGACTACGTCTCCGGCCGCTTCGGGTGA
- a CDS encoding anti-sigma factor: MTREDDPDTGRLGYRLGADDEQEARTFEEVAAELALSAEPVQPRPELKAALFAQLQSTPQLPAQDAARPDAAPDAPPAADATTASDATSASTAAPAPTAAPEPAQGRAERAAQRRWFQRPGLLLGAAAAAIVLFVGGAVVGSTLSGGNSYQSQQASALAEINAAPDVQRATARVEGGGTATLVWSGELGRSALVANDLPALPGDKTYELWYLRDGKAIPAGTMTPAESGSTWRVLTGEMAAGDAVGVTVEPSGGSDKPTTPPIVAIAS, translated from the coding sequence ATGACCCGCGAGGACGACCCCGACACCGGGCGTCTCGGCTACCGCCTGGGGGCGGACGACGAGCAGGAGGCCCGTACCTTCGAGGAGGTCGCCGCCGAGCTCGCGCTCTCCGCAGAGCCGGTGCAGCCGCGCCCCGAGCTCAAGGCGGCGCTGTTCGCGCAGCTGCAGAGCACCCCGCAGCTGCCTGCTCAGGATGCCGCCCGGCCGGACGCAGCACCGGACGCTCCTCCGGCCGCCGACGCGACTACTGCATCCGACGCGACCTCCGCATCCACCGCTGCACCCGCGCCCACCGCTGCACCCGAGCCGGCGCAGGGCCGTGCAGAGCGCGCTGCGCAGCGCCGCTGGTTCCAGCGCCCCGGCCTGCTCCTCGGCGCCGCTGCCGCGGCGATCGTGCTGTTCGTCGGCGGTGCCGTCGTCGGCTCGACGCTCTCGGGCGGCAACTCCTACCAGTCGCAGCAGGCATCCGCTCTGGCCGAGATCAACGCGGCCCCCGACGTCCAGCGGGCGACCGCGCGGGTCGAGGGCGGCGGCACGGCGACCCTGGTGTGGTCGGGCGAGCTGGGTCGTTCCGCGCTCGTCGCCAACGACCTCCCGGCCCTTCCCGGCGACAAGACCTACGAGCTCTGGTACCTGCGCGACGGCAAGGCCATCCCGGCCGGGACGATGACCCCGGCCGAGTCCGGATCGACCTGGCGGGTGCTCACCGGCGAGATGGCGGCGGGCGACGCGGTCGGCGTCACGGTCGAACCGAGCGGCGGGTCGGACAAGCCGACCACGCCGCCCATCGTCGCGATCGCGTCCTGA
- the sigK gene encoding ECF RNA polymerase sigma factor SigK: protein MDDAPAVDLDDLLVRTATGDQEAFSRFYDLTAARVLGLIRRLLIDAAQSEEVAQEVFLEAWQSAPRFDPNKGRAQTWIMTMAHRRAVDRIRASQASRDRDTAVGIRDLPTAYDQVAETVEVRVEHERVEVAMAKLSEPQRRAVTLAYYGGLSQSEVAAELGIPLGTAKTRLRDAMIRLREELGVTT from the coding sequence GTGGACGACGCCCCTGCGGTCGACCTCGACGACCTCCTCGTCCGCACCGCGACCGGCGACCAGGAGGCGTTCTCGCGCTTCTACGACCTGACCGCCGCGCGCGTCCTCGGGCTGATCCGCCGCCTCCTCATCGACGCAGCGCAGTCGGAGGAGGTCGCCCAGGAGGTCTTCCTCGAGGCCTGGCAATCCGCTCCGCGGTTCGATCCGAATAAGGGTCGAGCGCAGACGTGGATCATGACCATGGCCCACCGGCGCGCAGTCGACCGGATCCGGGCATCGCAGGCATCGCGCGACCGGGACACGGCCGTGGGCATCCGCGATCTCCCGACCGCTTACGACCAGGTGGCCGAGACGGTGGAGGTCCGGGTCGAGCACGAGAGGGTGGAGGTGGCCATGGCGAAACTCAGCGAGCCGCAGCGGCGCGCCGTCACCCTCGCCTATTACGGAGGACTCAGCCAGTCCGAGGTCGCAGCCGAACTCGGAATCCCGCTCGGCACAGCGAAGACTCGGCTGCGCGATGCGATGATACGGCTGCGAGAGGAACTGGGGGTGACGACATGA